Proteins encoded by one window of Sorex araneus isolate mSorAra2 chromosome 3, mSorAra2.pri, whole genome shotgun sequence:
- the SP6 gene encoding transcription factor Sp6 — translation MLTAVCGSLGSQHTDAPHASPPRLDLQPLQTYQGHTSPEAGDYPSPLQAGELQSLPLGPEVDFSQGYELPGTSSRVTCEDLESDSPLAPGPFSKLLQPDMSHHYESWFRPTHPGTEDGSWWDLHPGTSWMDLPHTQGALTSPGHPGALQAGLGGYVGDHQLCAPPPHPHPHHLLPSAGGQHLLGPPDGAKALEAAAPEAQGLDSSLDGAARPKGSRRSVPRSSGQTVCRCPNCLEAERLGAPCGPDGGKKKHLHNCHIPGCGKAYAKTSHLKAHLRWHSGDRPFVCNWLFCGKRFTRSDELQRHLQTHTGTKKFPCAVCSRVFMRSDHLAKHMKTHEGAKEEAAAAAAGEGKTGGAVEPPGAKGKREAEGSAAPSN, via the coding sequence ATGCTAACCGCTGTCTGCGGCTCTCTGGGCAGCCAGCACACGGACGCGCCTCACGCCTCGCCGCCGCGCCTCGACCTGCAGCCGCTCCAGACGTACCAGGGCCACACGAGCCCGGAGGCCGGGGACTACCCCTCCCCGCTGCAGGCTGGAGAGCTGCAGAGCCTCCCGCTCGGCCCCGAGGTGGACTTCTCACAGGGCTATGAGCTGCCGGGGACCTCCTCTCGGGTAACCTGCGAGGACCTGGAAAGCGACAGTCCTTTGGCCCCAGGACCCTTTTCCAAGCTCCTGCAGCCGGACATGTCACATCATTATGAATCGTGGTTCCGGCCGACTCACCCCGGCACTGAGGATGGCTCGTGGTGGGACCTTCATCCGGGCACCAGCTGGATGGACCTCCCCCACACTCAGGGCGCGCTGACCTCACCTGGCCACCCGGGGGCGCTCCAGGCAGGTTTGGGGGGCTACGTCGGAGACCACCAACTCTGCGCgccgccgccccacccccacccgcaccaCCTCCTCCCGTCCGCGGGAGGGCAGCACCTGCTGGGGCCGCCCGACGGGGCGAAGGCCTTGGAAGCGGCCGCCCCGGAGGCGCAGGGGCTGGATTCCAGCCTGGACGGGGCGGCCAGGCCCAAAGGTTCTCGGCGGTCAGTGCCCCGCAGCTCTGGCCAGACCGTCTGCCGCTGCCCCAACTGCCTGGAGGCGGAGCGACTGGGGGCTCCGTGCGGGCCCGACGGAGGCAAGAAGAAGCATTTGCACAACTGCCACATCCCGGGCTGCGGGAAGGCCTACGCCAAGACGTCGCACCTGAAGGCGCACCTGCGCTGGCACAGCGGCGACCGTCCCTTCGTGTGCAACTGGCTCTTCTGCGGCAAGCGCTTCACGCGCTCCGACGAGCTGCAGCGCCACCTCCAGACCCACACCGGCACCAAGAAGTTCCCGTGCGCCGTCTGCAGCCGGGTCTTCATGCGCAGCGACCACCTGGCCAAGCACATGAAGACCCACGAGGGCGCCAAAGaggaggcggcggccgcggcggcgggcgAGGGCAAGACGGGCGGAGCGGTGGAGCCCCCCGGGGCCAAAGGCAAGCGGGAGGCCGAGGGCAGCGCGGCCCCCTCCAACTGA